From the Deltaproteobacteria bacterium genome, the window AGATGACCGAGAAGGGGCTGGTTCTGACCTACCGCCTGGAGGAGAAGGGAGAGATCACAAAGATTCTCTTCAAGGGAAACAAGAAAATCAAGGAGGAGAAGCTTCGTGAAGATCTTGAGATCAAACCGTATGAAGTCCTGAACCCCGCAAAAGTCGCCTCCTCCATCCAGAAGATGATCCGTCGGTATGCGCAGGATGGCTACCATCTCGTCACCATCACCACGGAATTGAAAAAGGATGGGGAAGGGCCGGGCCAGGAGCTGTTTTTCCATGTGCGGGAGGGGCCGGGAATCCGGATCAAACGGATCAACTTCATCGGGAACAAACATTTCAATGACAAGAAGCTGAAAAAAGTCATCCACTCGAAGGAAAAGGGGTATTTTTCATGGCTCTCCAGCTCCGGGAAATATCAGGAAGAGTTTTTGGAGAGAGATGCCGCTCTCCTCGTTTACCACTACCTGAACAATGGTTACCTCAAGGTCAAGGTGGAGAAACCGAGGGTTTCTCTCTCCCGCGACCGACAGTGGCTTTTTCTCACCTTCGCCGTGACGGAGGGGGAAAGGTACAAGATCCGTTCGATTGATATGGAAGGAGAGATCCTGACGACCAAACAGGAGCTGATCAAAAAGATGGTGACCAAACCAGGGCAGTATTATTCACGGAAGAATGTGGAAGAGGATATCCAGATGCTCTCCACCCTCTATGGGGACCATGCCTATGCCTTTGCCAGCTTCAACCCGATCACACTCCCCGATGATGCCACCCGGACCGCCTCCATCACCTACAAGGTGGAGAAGGGGAGCCGGATTCAGATCGAAAGGATCAATATTTCAGGCAATGCGATCACGCGGGACAAGATCATCCGCCGGGAACTCAAGGTGAAGGAAAACAGCCTGTACAGTGAGACCGCCCTGAAAGAGTCGCGGCAAAGGCTGGAGGCGCTGGGGTATTTTGAGGAGGTCAACTTTGCGACACCGCGCGGGAGTGCAGATGACAAAATTGTCCTGAACATTACCGTCAAGGAAAAGCCGACCGGCACCTTCAGCATCGGCGCCGGGTTTTCATCGGTGGAAAATTTTATTTTCAACGCCTCCATCAGCAAGGCCAACTTTTTCGGCTATGGGGTGACGGGGCAGTTTTCGACGGAGCTTTCTTCACGACGCCAACTCTTTATCCTCTCTTTTGAGGATCCGTATTTTCTGGACAGTGAGTGGATTCTGGGACTCTCCGGTTACCGGACGGTCAACCGTTTCACCGATTTTAGCCGCGATTCCTTCGGTGGTTCTCTCAGTTTGGGGCGCCACATCTTTGAATATTCCTCTCTTCGCCTGACCTATGAGGCGGAAAAGGTCAATGCCAGCGATTTTTCCACGGTTGTTCCCTATCCCTTTGGGGAGACCCTGGGAGGGTTGACGTCCTCTCTCGGGTTTACCTTTATCCGGGACACGCGGAACAACCGGCTCTTCCCCTCTAAGGGGACCTACAACCAGTTCACCAGCGAATTTTCCGGCGAAAAACTGGGAGGGGATAACGATTTCTACCGCCTGACGGCGAACAGCCGGTTTTACCATCCGCTCTTCTGGAAGGTTATTTTCAAGACGAATGCCCTGTTGGGTTATATCCGGAGCCTCAACAACCTGCCGGTTCCGCTGTTTGAACGGTACTTTCAGGGGGGTGTTAATTCCCTCCGCGGCTTCTTTCCGCGTTCGATCGGTCCCAAGGTCCAGGTGCCGACCGCTCCCCAGGGGGGGGATGCCGAATTTGTCATTGGCGGCAACAAGATGGTCCAATTCAACTTTGAGATCGAGGCCCCGCTTTATGACCCGGCCGGTTTCAAAATCGTCAGTTTCTTTGATGCCGGTAACGCCTTTTCGGAGGAGGAACAGTATTCGCTGACAAATCTCCGGTCCGATTACGGTTTTGGACTCCGGTGGAACTCCCCCTTTGGCCCGATGCGATTCGAGTGGGGGATCCCGATCGATGCCCGCCGCGGGGAGGATGATGTCGTATTTAATTTTACCATCGGATCATTTTTTTAGCCGCATTTTTCCCCTTGTTTTCCAAGGTTATTTTTGGTTACCTGTCCCCCTACAAAAGGGAGGGGTAAGACTATGCGTAAGCGAGCGGTAATGGGGGTTGTTTGTTTCTTGGCCAGCTTCGCACCCGTTGTCGGGGCGGCGGAGAGTAGTGGCATTAAGATAGGGCTTGTTAATTTTCAGAAATGTCTCAATTCGGTCGAGCAGGGTAAAAAGGCGAAGGAGGCCCTGAAGGCGGAGTTTGATACCAAACAGAAGAAGCTCGATCTTCAGCAGAATGAGCTGAAGAGGATCCGTGACGATGTCGAAAAACAGAAACTGGTGATGTCCGAAGAAGCCCTGAGAAGCAAGGAGAATGATTACAAGACCAAGGTGATGGAGATCCAGAAAAATCTGGGCGATTTTCGCCAGGACCTGATGACCAAGGAAGGAAAAATGACGAGTCTGATTCTGGAAAATCTTCGTAAACTGGTTGCCGAGGTTGGCCAGAAGGAAAATTACACCCTCATCGTCGAGGGATCCCAGGATGCCGTTATCTACACCGCCAGCAAGGACGATCTTACCGACAAGATCATCTCCCTCTATAACCAGCGCTACAAGGGGAACCTGAACATCAATTAAAATGGGCTTCAATGCTGAACTCCTTTCCGTCCTTGCCTGTCCTCAATGCAAGGGGGAGTTGCAATTGATCCGTGATGAGACGCTGGGTTGTGAGGGGTGTCAGCTCCTCTTCCCGATCAAGGAGGGAATGCCTGTTTTCCTTTCCGAAGAGACATTGTCCTGGGAGGAACAGGTTTCTTCCCCCTCGATCAGAGAGCCTTCTCTCAACTATGCACCGATTCCGGGCGGCCAGAAGGTCGCCGTTTTTACCGTTGTAGAGGGGAAAAACAGCGGCAAGGTGGTGAGACTTGAGAAGTCAACCTGCAAGGCGATCGGTCGTTCCCTGGACGACAAGGAAAAGACCCAGGTCTTTAGCGTGGAATCAGCCGCTTCTCTCGACGATTTTTCCAAGAAACTGGTGATGAATTACATCGGCCGGCAATTTGAAAAAAAGGAAAGGGGATCGGGGGATCTCGGTTCCTTCAGGAGGCTTGCCGACTGGCCGCTGGATGATGTTTCTGTCTCCCGCCTTCATGCGATGATCTTTTTCGGGGATTCCGGCGTCGGAATTCTGGATCTGGTCAGCAAAAATGGGACCTATGTGAATGGTGTGGAGGTGGAGTCACGGCTCCTGAAGGAGAGTGACCTGATCGCGATTGGCGGAACCAAGATCCGTTTTCAAATGGGATAATTACGTATGCGATCCATGACAGGGTTCGGGTTGAAGAAAGATTCTTTTCGGGGGGCTGTTTTTTCTGTAGAGGCCAAGTCGGTTAATCACCGTTACGCTGAGGTGAATGTCCGGATGCCTTCCCAATATCTTTTTCTGGAAAGGGAGATCCTTTCAAAGGCCAGAAGGCGGTTTGCACGCGGGAGGATCGATGTGACGATCCGCGAAGACTCTGCAACGACCGATCTCCCCTTTGAGGGGAACGAGGCACAAAAAGTGGCTTCCCTCCTCAAAAAAATGAAAAAGGATCTCAGGCTGGAAGGGGGAGTCACTTTGGATCATCTGATCGCCTGCAGGGACCTCTTTTCCAGGAAAAGAAATTCCTGCGAACAGATCGCCCCTTTCCTCCTCAAGACCGTTGAGGGAAGCCTGGCCGAATTGGAAAAAATGCGTTTTCGGGAGGGGGCTACTCTGGGGCGATGGTTAAAGAAGAGCCTCTCCGTCCTTGTCCGACTGGTGGTGCGGATTGAAAAAGAATCCCACACGGCGGCGGAGGTTTATAAGAAAAGGCTTAGGGAAAAACTGGGGGAATTGACAGGGGCGATTTCCGTGAGTGAAGAACGAATTGTGACAGAAGCGGCCATTTTTGCTGATCGGGTCGATATTACCGAGGAGATCACCCGCTTGAAGAGTCATCTGGCCCAGTTTGGCCAGTTTCTTTCTTCCCGGGAACCGGTCGGCCGCAAGCTGGATTTTTTGAGTCAGGAGATGGTTCGTGAGATCAATACCGTCGGGTCGAAGTCCCAGAACGCCAAGTTGACCCAAGGGGTGATCCTCTTCAAGAGTGAACTGGAAAAGATCAGGGAACAGATACAGAATATAGAATAAATGCTGTTCGTTATCTCAGCCCCATCGGGCACAGGCAAGACCACCCTCATCAAAAAGCTCCTTCAGGAATGTCCCAGGATCCGCCTCTCTGTTTCTTACACCACCCGCCCCCCGAGACGGGGTGAAAAAGAGGGGGTTGACTATTTTTTCATAACACCGGCAGAATTTGAGAGGATGAGGGAAAAGGCCGAGTTTATTGAATCCGCCGAGGTCCACGGGGAGTTTTATGGCACGCGTCAATCCCAGATTTTGCGGAACGAGGCGGAAGGGTATGACACCCTTTTGGATATCGATACCCAGGGGGCCAGGAACCTGAAGCAAAAAGAACCAAAGGCCCTTTTGATCTTTCTGATGCCACCGACACTGGGGGATCTGGAAAAACGCCTGAAAGAGAGGGCCACGGAGCCGGAAGAAATTTTGAGAAAACGGCTCTCCCGTGCCCAGTGCGAAATTGCCGAGAAAGACCGCTATGATTATGTTATCATCAATGACACTATTGAGAAGGCCCTGACCCGTCTCAAGGAAGTAATCCGGAAGAAAGGATAATGTGGTCCGGTTAGAGGAAATCCTGGAAAATGTCAGCCGGTACAATCCCGGCGCCGATTTTGATCTTATCAAAAAGGCCTATGTTTTTTCCGCCAAGGTTCATCAGGGGCAAAAACGGCAGTCCGGGGAGCCGTATCTGGTGCATCCCCTCGAGGTCGCCTCTGTTCTCGCCGGCATGCGTTTGGATGCCCCCAGTATCGCCACCGGTCTGTTACACGACACGGTTGAAGATACCCTGACAACCCTGCCGGAAATCGAACAGCTCTTTGGCAAGGAGGTGACCGCCCTCGTGGACGGCGTGACCAAACTTTCGAAGATTGATTTCACCTCCAAGGAACAGCGGCAGGCCGAGAATTTCCGCAAGATGTTCATCGCCATGGCCGAGGATGTCCGGGTCATTCTGGTCAAACTCGCCGATCGGCTCCATAATATGCGAACCTTGAAATACATGACGGAAAATAAACAGATGAGGATCGCCCAGGAGACACTGGATATTTACGCCCCGATTGCCGGCCGTCTCGGAATGCAGGAGATCAAGACCGAACTGGAGGATCTGTCTTTCTATTTCCTCAAACCGGATATCTGGAAACAGATTGAGGGAAAAACGGTCGAGCTGAAAAAAAAGAGCGACAAAACCTTAGAAGAGGTGGAAGAGGTTCTCCGGGGAAAACTGAAAGAGTATAATCTTCCAACCGAGGTCCAGAGCCGGCTCAAACACCCGTACAGCACCTACCGCAAGATGGAAGAACAAAAAATTGAGTTCGAACAGGTCTACGACCTGATCGCCTTTCGTGTCATGGTCAACAATGTCCAGCAGTGTTACGAGGCGCTGGGGCTCATCCACTCCCTCTGGAAACCGGTTCCCGGCCGCTTTAAGGATTATATCGGGATGCCGAAGGCGAACAACTACCAGTCCCTTCATACCACCGTGATCGGCAAAGGGGGCCAAAGGATGGAGTTCCAGATCCGGACGCGGGAGATGCATGAGATGGCCGAGTGGGGGATCGCCTCGCACTGGAAGTACAAGGAGAAGGGGGGAGTTGCCAACAAAGATGAGATCAAGTTCCGCTGGCTGCGCCAATTTTTAGAGTGGCAAAAGGAGTTGATGGATCCCGCGGAATACCTGGATACGGTCAAGCTGGACCTCTTTGCCTCCGATGTCTATGTTTTTACCCCCAAGGGAGATATTCGGGAGTTTCCCAGGGGTTCGACGCCGATCGATTTTGCCTATTCGGTCCACACCGATATCGGCCACCGGTGCGTGGGGGCCAGGATTAATGGAAGGATCGTTCCGTTGCGCTATCTCTTGAAGAGCGGCGATACGGTCGAGATCATCACCTCTCCCAACCATCACCCCTCAAAGGACTGGATGAAATCGGTTCATACCTCGCGGGCCAAGGCGAAGATTCGTCAGTACCTGCGGGATGAAGAACGGGAGAGGAGCCAGTTTTTGGGGGAGGAGATACTGGCCAAGGAGTTCCAGAAATTCGGGGAGGATTTTTCCCGCATGCAGAAATCAGACCTGTTTGACAACTTTTTAAAAAAAGGGGGGTTCAAGGACAAAACCCATTTCTTGTCACTCGTTGGTTATGGAAAAGTGACCCCTCGTCAGGTGGTTGTCTCGCTCCTTCCCCCTGAGAAGATGGTGGAGACCAAGGCGGATGGGGATTTACCCCTCACCCGCTTTTTCAAAAAGGCGGTGGAGAAAACAAGGGGGATGGTTCGTGTCGGCGGGCATGACGACATCCTGGTGACCTTTGGGCGGTGTTGCAACCCGATTGTGGGGGACAGTATTATCGGTTTTATTTCCAGGGGCCAAGGGGTGAAAGTCCATTCCCTGGAATGCCCCAAGGTCATGGAATCGGATCCCGCCCGGCGGGTGGAGGTGAAGTGGGATTCCAAGGCGAAAGGGATGTTCAGTCTGGCGAAGGTCCGGGTGGTCTGTGTTGATAAACCGGGTCTGTTGGCCGAGATCAGCAAATCGATTTCATCCCAGGGGGCGAATATTTCTCACGCCTCCTGTCGGACGACCCCTGACCAGAAGGCGATCAATGTCTTTGACCTGGGTGTGGAAAACCTCTCACACCTTTTTTCGGTGATCAAATCCTTAGAAAAGGTCAAGGGGGTTATTTCGGTGGAGCGGTTAAA encodes:
- the bamA gene encoding outer membrane protein assembly factor BamA, which codes for MLKRVFLAVCLLLLWSPSVLAISFGRIALVRTIKVEGNKKAEESAIRATMETKEGMTFSEERVRRDIEYLYKLGLFRGIEVVREMTEKGLVLTYRLEEKGEITKILFKGNKKIKEEKLREDLEIKPYEVLNPAKVASSIQKMIRRYAQDGYHLVTITTELKKDGEGPGQELFFHVREGPGIRIKRINFIGNKHFNDKKLKKVIHSKEKGYFSWLSSSGKYQEEFLERDAALLVYHYLNNGYLKVKVEKPRVSLSRDRQWLFLTFAVTEGERYKIRSIDMEGEILTTKQELIKKMVTKPGQYYSRKNVEEDIQMLSTLYGDHAYAFASFNPITLPDDATRTASITYKVEKGSRIQIERINISGNAITRDKIIRRELKVKENSLYSETALKESRQRLEALGYFEEVNFATPRGSADDKIVLNITVKEKPTGTFSIGAGFSSVENFIFNASISKANFFGYGVTGQFSTELSSRRQLFILSFEDPYFLDSEWILGLSGYRTVNRFTDFSRDSFGGSLSLGRHIFEYSSLRLTYEAEKVNASDFSTVVPYPFGETLGGLTSSLGFTFIRDTRNNRLFPSKGTYNQFTSEFSGEKLGGDNDFYRLTANSRFYHPLFWKVIFKTNALLGYIRSLNNLPVPLFERYFQGGVNSLRGFFPRSIGPKVQVPTAPQGGDAEFVIGGNKMVQFNFEIEAPLYDPAGFKIVSFFDAGNAFSEEEQYSLTNLRSDYGFGLRWNSPFGPMRFEWGIPIDARRGEDDVVFNFTIGSFF
- a CDS encoding OmpH family outer membrane protein, with product MRKRAVMGVVCFLASFAPVVGAAESSGIKIGLVNFQKCLNSVEQGKKAKEALKAEFDTKQKKLDLQQNELKRIRDDVEKQKLVMSEEALRSKENDYKTKVMEIQKNLGDFRQDLMTKEGKMTSLILENLRKLVAEVGQKENYTLIVEGSQDAVIYTASKDDLTDKIISLYNQRYKGNLNIN
- a CDS encoding FHA domain-containing protein; translated protein: MGFNAELLSVLACPQCKGELQLIRDETLGCEGCQLLFPIKEGMPVFLSEETLSWEEQVSSPSIREPSLNYAPIPGGQKVAVFTVVEGKNSGKVVRLEKSTCKAIGRSLDDKEKTQVFSVESAASLDDFSKKLVMNYIGRQFEKKERGSGDLGSFRRLADWPLDDVSVSRLHAMIFFGDSGVGILDLVSKNGTYVNGVEVESRLLKESDLIAIGGTKIRFQMG
- a CDS encoding YicC family protein: MRSMTGFGLKKDSFRGAVFSVEAKSVNHRYAEVNVRMPSQYLFLEREILSKARRRFARGRIDVTIREDSATTDLPFEGNEAQKVASLLKKMKKDLRLEGGVTLDHLIACRDLFSRKRNSCEQIAPFLLKTVEGSLAELEKMRFREGATLGRWLKKSLSVLVRLVVRIEKESHTAAEVYKKRLREKLGELTGAISVSEERIVTEAAIFADRVDITEEITRLKSHLAQFGQFLSSREPVGRKLDFLSQEMVREINTVGSKSQNAKLTQGVILFKSELEKIREQIQNIE
- the gmk gene encoding guanylate kinase; protein product: MLFVISAPSGTGKTTLIKKLLQECPRIRLSVSYTTRPPRRGEKEGVDYFFITPAEFERMREKAEFIESAEVHGEFYGTRQSQILRNEAEGYDTLLDIDTQGARNLKQKEPKALLIFLMPPTLGDLEKRLKERATEPEEILRKRLSRAQCEIAEKDRYDYVIINDTIEKALTRLKEVIRKKG
- a CDS encoding bifunctional (p)ppGpp synthetase/guanosine-3',5'-bis(diphosphate) 3'-pyrophosphohydrolase translates to MVRLEEILENVSRYNPGADFDLIKKAYVFSAKVHQGQKRQSGEPYLVHPLEVASVLAGMRLDAPSIATGLLHDTVEDTLTTLPEIEQLFGKEVTALVDGVTKLSKIDFTSKEQRQAENFRKMFIAMAEDVRVILVKLADRLHNMRTLKYMTENKQMRIAQETLDIYAPIAGRLGMQEIKTELEDLSFYFLKPDIWKQIEGKTVELKKKSDKTLEEVEEVLRGKLKEYNLPTEVQSRLKHPYSTYRKMEEQKIEFEQVYDLIAFRVMVNNVQQCYEALGLIHSLWKPVPGRFKDYIGMPKANNYQSLHTTVIGKGGQRMEFQIRTREMHEMAEWGIASHWKYKEKGGVANKDEIKFRWLRQFLEWQKELMDPAEYLDTVKLDLFASDVYVFTPKGDIREFPRGSTPIDFAYSVHTDIGHRCVGARINGRIVPLRYLLKSGDTVEIITSPNHHPSKDWMKSVHTSRAKAKIRQYLRDEERERSQFLGEEILAKEFQKFGEDFSRMQKSDLFDNFLKKGGFKDKTHFLSLVGYGKVTPRQVVVSLLPPEKMVETKADGDLPLTRFFKKAVEKTRGMVRVGGHDDILVTFGRCCNPIVGDSIIGFISRGQGVKVHSLECPKVMESDPARRVEVKWDSKAKGMFSLAKVRVVCVDKPGLLAEISKSISSQGANISHASCRTTPDQKAINVFDLGVENLSHLFSVIKSLEKVKGVISVERLKGQ